The genomic stretch AATAGTTATAGgctcaatattttttatttttgattacttttagcatttatGAGTAGAGCCagaacaatgaaaaacacattgtatCACTATCCAAATAACACTGTAACCTTATAAAACCTCAAAAGATAGTATACATAGCAGTATAACATACACAGTAGTATATAAGCAGTATAATTCCTGCCACAGTAAATAGTAAGCCTGTTTCCCAGCATACCACTTTTCTTTAACTGTGAACGTACTGGCTTTCAATGAAATCCAAAGTATCTCAGCCTGCAAAAATTATCTCATAGTATATACCTCTCTGTTACTTCCCTGTTGGTTTATCTGTGATGGTGCAGGTCATCATCCAGCTAATCAGGGCTCGTCAACACGTCAATCATCACAAACCACTTCACAAATTCTGAATTGTGacataatcaataatgaataatCAATATTAAAGGTTCAAACATCATTATCAAGAGGTAAAcagcactttgtgtttatttgaaagTAAAATCATTCATGTAGCAAAACATGTTTggtaagaaaatgtaaaatcaatctCAGGCAGCAGTGGTGTTAATGTGTGAAGCTGTAAATAAACTCTGTTTAGCTTCAGCTTGACATTAAGGAGAATAACTGTATGTGGCAAGTGAGCTGAGAGTGGAGTAAGGCATAAGTGGAGTAATAATAACCGGCTAGCTAATAAGATGATAAAGTTATTTGTAAAAAGAAATCACAATAACTTTGTTGCACTTGTGTGAAATTTCACAGCTGGAGATTTGAATTCCTTCTATAATCCCAGAAACTCAGTTTTACATAATCTTCACATTCAGTTCACAGTGTCAGTATAGAGACTTCCTAATAATAGAGCAGTGCctattaaaatgtattcacatATAGGACCCAAAGCGTCAAATCAGTAATTCTCTGTTTGTAAGACACAGCTGCAGTAAACATTAGCAACCTCTGCTACATGGGTACCCAGATTGCCCAAAATGCACTTTTGGGGACCAAGCTAGAGTTAAAGATATTATGTCTTTACAACCAGTTTGTAAAGCTATAGAATACCTCCCTGTATCAGAATAGTACACAATTACTGTATGTCACACTTGTATAAATGCTTACAAAATTACTGACTGGCCTACAAATATTATGGAAATTAAGGTTTCAAAGGTTGTTACTGAGCTTCAGCTACCAGCATGCCTTACTGGCTTCAAGCTGCAAACCTGCATCAGGTCATCTTCCTATCTGGatttcctctgtgtctctcaatGTGACATCCTTCTGACATGTATGTTTCTCTTTCTACAGTAGCTGCTTTCAGACTGTCACTGAGACATGGCTTTGAGTCTAACCACATCTCAGCCTTCCATCCACTTTGTCTTTCAGTCTTGGCCCCATGAAACTGTTTCAGTTGTCCCCTTGTCCATATAATGGGAACATCCTTTTGGGTCACCGATACTTCACCTCTTGATGCGGCTCATTCGCTCACACATGATGGATAGGTACTGGGTCAGCTTCACCATGGCAATGATAATGGTTCCTCCAATCAAGGTGCAGGTTGGCCAGAAAAGCGAGTGGAAGACAGCAACTCGGCCATAGATCTGTGTCAAGATGGCGCTGTCCACGCGGTCTGTTGGATCCACAAAACACTGAACTGTGTGTTGAGATCTGAGACGCTCAGATATGTTCTGGACTATAGCATGTGTGGCTGCATAGTCCTTACGGCACTTTGGGATGTAGAAGCACTGGaggaaagaaaagtaaaagaaaagagtTCTATTGAATTTCTCATATATGAGTGATGGATGACTACAATTCCCATGTGCTTAAAACCACAGCGATGCTTTTGATTACTGATCTGATCAGTTTAATCTAacactggtaaaaaaaaatgaagtaaagTAAGGCTGACAACTTGAAATCATCCCCAACAAAGCTAAAGCTGCCAATAAAGGGAAGAAAGAACAGGAAGTGTCAGCAACACCAGCAGTGGTCAGGTACCTCGTGGTTGCTGTCCTGCGTGTCTTCGTTGTGCAGCAGTCGTACCACCTTTCCTGAGGAGTTGAGGCTGACAAAGACCTGGAGACAAGGGAAACGAGAACGCTTCCAGCACTCTGTTCCACAGCTGTATGAACAGTTTACATCCCACACGATGGTGGAGTTCACAATAGTGCAGTTAGCCTCGTCCGTCCACACACTGTAGACAAAGATAGAGAAGTTACTGTATTTCCACTGCATGCTGAGATCCAAACTTCATCCGGTACTGCTTTTAAGGGATGTTTTTAAGGGTTTCAGTGGTTTCTGCTATACACCACTCTTGACTCAATAATCACTATGAAGTCACAATAAAAACCAAAGCATGCATTTGCTGTTCTGCAAACTGAAAGTGACCTTGTGAGCTGTTATCACCTGTCTGAGTAAGAGCGCAGTATGGTGATTCCCAGGACAAAGTACATCATGACAGACATGAAGACCATGCTGAGGCCCAGCAGTATGGCTCTGTCCTCTCCTGCCCTCAGAGCTGTTACCGTCTTCCTCTTGTCCAGGACCTCATACTCACGAATCTTCTGGTAGATGGATCTGAAAAAGGTTGACATGAAAGATGCAGCTTGAAAGACTGTATATTCGCTTCTTCTTCAGTCAACATATCAGAGGGTGAAAAGAACCCTGTGAggtctctttttaaaaatgtaaataattaaatgatgcCATATGATCATTCATGcagaaaaaaaggttaaatCATTTTAGTCCTCTTCAGATTTTAGGTAAGGTGTTCTGTGTTCTGTTGAGTCTTTTGGTTTACTACTGTAATAGTAGTTGCCTTTTGTGTTAAACAGGGAATTAGTTTGTTTTACAGCAGATTAGTCATGGGGGACTGACAGCACCCCACTCTGCTTTATAAATAACATAAGCATCAgaagcatttagcagcacaTCTTAAGAGTGATTGTGATCCCTGCACCATTTACCTCTGACAATAAACTATACACCTTTACAGGAACCTCGCAATAAAGCTCTGTGAAGCtaaggggagctgcagagtcgctcataattctctgtgggtttatcaCTACAACGAtgcctctcacattacacactgtaatttgacacattgttattataaaaaatattgattatagcatCTTTAAAGCCGCATtattgttttggggttttttagGTGGCTCCAGCTGcttaatgctccactatgttcaccagctggttaCTAACTTTGTCTGGCATTTAGtgttgggcaggtagtgtaTGGTGCATTTATCAAtcttttgctgaaaacagcagcctgctgctgctaaaaCAGGGTTGATGACAGCAAGTTGCGGGCTGGTAAACCCAAACAATCATCCAAAATAGACTTAAAAGCTCTGTTGAGCTGATGGTAAAGTGCAGGGTCGGGTGATAATCTCTGTGAGCTTGTCACGGTGAGCAACAGCTTTCACAttacaaataataattagttgttAATATGAAACTATTGGTTACTGCAGCTTAAACTCCTTGAGAGTCATTAAGATGAGATCCTCAGATGACACCTTGTTAGTTGTTCCTAAGTTGAAGCTAAAGACTAAAGGTGATTGTGAGTTTCAGAATAACCATCATATTGGCATTAATGCAAACACAGGCGAGACAGTACTCAATACCTGCGGTCACCTCCTCCATCTGTTGCTTTACTTCCTGCCCACAGAAACATCCTGTCTGAGGAATGTGGGAACCGTAGACCGCCGTTGCTGACCCACCTGCAAAACATGCAGAGACTGTtattcaaaaaccaaacaagaTCTCTCTACTGTTGTCCTGACAGTTCTGTAGAAAAAGGCCAGAGAAACTGTAGGCTATGGCTCAGGCTTATAGAAGAACTAAGCTGCCATATCTGTGTTCAGTCTGAAATCTATGTTCTGGACTCAATCAGGGGACattagtaaaaaataaatatgccaGTATCAGGTCTGCTAAACAGAGCTTGATAGGATTGGAAAAGCACACCTACAGTATGAGCAACAAGATTGATGAATTCATGAATTCATCATGGATTTCTGCAAGTTATAGTGAtttcaaaacaaactgacagtAACCACAAAGATCATGACAAAATGAGCTGAAAAGCACATGTTCGGTTAACATTGACTTAAGAAATTAGTGGCTGTATCTGTCAAAAGTGCATCCCTAACTCCAGCGCCAATTAACCATATACTGTGTCATATTTACACTAGTGCCAATATGTCATTTGTACAGACTGCCGGTAACATCAAAGAGGCCAAAACAACCCTAGCAAGTTGTCAACCATACCATCCATGTCAGCACTGAGCAGACCCAGCGTGCCTCGCAATTATTTACAACCCAGGCTGCACAGGTCTCTTTCATCAGCCATCAATAAGagtccttcactcactctgagaGGCTACAGTAATGTCAgctctgttgtgtgtgtatgtgtgtgtgtatgtgtatatactgtatgtgttgtggACTGTAGTTGATCAGGGGCAGAAGAACTAAGAACTCAATTTAAACCTCAGTGGATGAAGGCGTTCTTGGGGCCGCAGGTTCACCATATTACAAACGTGTATTTAAGAGTCTACTTGAACTTCTGTGAGTCTCCAACCAATAAGCTCTTAActtggagcttgacccatactagaGACTAAAAAACAGGATAtatcagcctctgctgcttcaattttgaccattttgACCACCAGTGAGGAGGTTGGCAGACGTACAAGAAGCCGGACTCTGACAACAGAGACCCGGGTTCACATCCTGATGTCTACATGTAGTttggtttaggcaacaaaagcactttggttaaggttggTGAAAGATCATGGTGTCACTTAAATGTTAATAGACACATTGTgtttcaagtcactgcagactttttctatattaaaccaagaccatgatttttccctaactttaaccatgtGCTTCCAGTGCCTGAACACAACCATAAAGAGTTTAGTGTTGCTGTAGTGGATATTGTtctgcaagatcagatatttgatggggaaaaaaaagatctatgttgtctctgaacatttcactcatacgttcagtatcaacatttttgcaacttgcaaaatatgttaattaacaacattttctcattatattgagagaaaatgtatttcagcCATTATTATGTCTCTAATAAAacgtatttgctgttgcaatttagtcatatatgaacatattttCTGGGAGACAGTGTtgggattttacaactctggaaagctGTCATGATGGTAATGATGATTGTGAGGTAAGCAGTAGAACAGCTTTTACATTGCAAAGTAATCTAACAGGAACGTTTGCTTGCACATATGTGATTGGCCAATATAGCACCTTGCTGCATAATGCATGATTGTTTTGCTACAAAAGGTTCAGCTGTCTTGCCAGGGCCCTCCGAGGAGGTTGCGTTTTTTTTTACACGGTGTTAATGATGGTTTGAACACGCCTCGGTCTTGTATATTTATTCTCTGATCATAAAATCCAAAATTAAATATCtgtagaaaaacaaattcagtgtGACAACCTATCTGCCTTCTTGTTAGTGTGGAAAACCACAACCTAAAATAAATCTGAGActgacattgtgtgtgtgtgtgcatgtgtctttaCTGAGAATGtgttgatttgatttatgtgtgaTGAGTGTGTTGACTGACTGCATGCCTACACGGGTCTACATGTGTGTCTTTGAGTGTTATATTTGTCTAAAGAGAGTTATCTTTGTAAACTGATGGAAAAActccagtgacacacacacgTGAAGTGGTTTGTGGACACTCTCTCTGCAGAACATAACTGTCATTCCTTAACAGTTTAGGACCTCCCGCCCAAATGGAAAACATGCTCCCTCATAGAAGCTGACGTAGTGAAGGTCAGACAACACTGtgactgaaaacagacagaaactcaCATTTTATTTGCTAACGCTAAgcactgttgtgttttgtgaagtAGGTGTTACAACTGTGGCTTTTAACCCTGTAAAGAAAGCAATAAtaagacagacacacaccttgAGCTAGATCCCTTCAGGTGCAactgccgtgtgtgtgtgtgtgtgtgtgtgtgtgtgtgtgtgtgtgtgtgtgtatgcagtatATATTGCATTATTCATTTacatctgttttctgtcatttttttgtggTAGTTTGGTGGTAGTCCTCCCACCTGGTTTGACAGTTtgaagagacagagagtcaCATCGATCTACCTGTTCTGAAGGTCATCTTAAATCTTTTCAGAAAACCTGAGTGGGATGTCCTCTGCTGTGAAGTAAGAGTTgggtttctttgtttgtttgtttttaaattatgtgtTAATCattgtgaggggggggggggggtcattcAAATCTGCCGCCAAAATATCACTCAGGTTAGGTTGAAAGTTAAAGAATAATTCTGGGGTTCATGCGCCCACTCAACCTTTTGAGATTCAATGGTTTTAGAGaatatttaaattatgtttttcaagTGTTCTCATTGTGCTTGccattgtgtgtgtgccatTATCAAAAATACAACTACAAAACCTATTCCAAATCTGCCACTGTATATATTGATACATACATGCTTAATTCACACACAGTTTACCATTACGGTCTGAATGATTAAAAGATTAAATTCATGTTACTTTTGACAGAAATAAGTCAGTTCAACATGAACCAGAGCAAACAGAAGAACAAACCATCAGGAAGCTGTTGGCACCTGGCTACTAAAGCAAGAGCAGTCAACATGACAGGACTAAATATTGACTGAAGCACGGttcactacacacacatacacacacagacatgcttGGCCTATAAAAGCAATAGGGCCATGAATGATGGACCACCAGAAGGGTGCCTGAGTCAATATTTGTTTATCACATATATGTATGTCTGCTTGGTTGTTGTGAACACCGTTTCAGTCAAGCCTTTCTGCGCTGAGAGCTCTTAGCTGCAGCGTAGTGACAGCTTGAGTTCACTGAAATCAACACTTGTGACAAGATGGTGGAAATGTCAACACAGGATGTGAAGCCTCAAAATCTAAGTGTGAAATCTAAAATCTCTCTCACACCAGTGGTTCCTAATATGAGGGTCAGGAACTCCCAAAGTCTCAAGTTAAacctgaggggtcatgagataaGTAAtaagatggggaaaaaaacaaacatattcatGCTTcactatgattttttttattgcaaaatacTGGATATTATCTTCTATGCCTCCAAAACAATCCAAATAAACTCTTTAGTTATAGTGGTGATAAATTATACACATATGCCACCTGTGACAAGGGGTCACGAGTCGACATTGCTTTGCTCGAAAGGGTCACATGCcataaaggctggaaaccaGTGTCATGGACCTCCAGACACTAATAAGATCTCACCTTACTGGGTGTTTGTGTAAAGAAGTGTcaggaaatgttaaaaaaaaaaaaaaaagaaagaaagaaagaaagaaagaaagaaagaaagaaagaaagaaagaaagaaagaaagaaagaaattcaaCAATATCTATCACTGACAGTTGGGCCAACCAAAAGCTTCAGCTTTCTTAGCTTTATCTATCGCTTAGCCCAGTTGATTTATGATCCCCATAGTAATGCTAGAGACATTGTTCTGTAGATTTTTTAGATCAGTTTTCAGAGataattttcaacattttgagcAAAGCTTCACTCAGACTAGGGCTGAGGATTAATTGTTTGTATATCAAAATCATAATTTTGTCTACTGTTTTGGCTAATGGTGGTTTTGTTGATTCCATAGTTTTGATGTTTGAAAAAATTAGGAGGGGGCCAACAGAGTGGtagctgtcttttttttacatgaatgaTTTTGGTGATTGTCTAACATCAATTTCAGACGGGTAGCTCACAGTTTATGATTGTTCCATAACTGTCGAGAGTGAATGACTGGCAGCTGGTGAACAGAGTTGTCAGAAACTCCCAGTTTTAACcctaaacttttaaaaacatcatatcATCATTTTTAAGATTACTTAACACCTTAACAGCTCTTAATTTAGACCTCCAGGATTCATTGCTGTGAAGCAGCTCACCCTGTCAGTCTGTGACGCTAATATTAGCGTTAGCTCCAGCAGCTAACTGTGTAGAGCAGTTCACTTTTGGTGTGATCAATCTGAtatcaaaacattattatttttatcaggTTCTATTaatgtaaaacacataaacataagCTTGTGATTATGGTTGGTGCAATATTATCTtggtcagaaaaataaaattgcaaTTAGATGTTTTCCATAAATCATTCAACCTTAACTCAGATTAAAGATTTTCGGTATCTTAGCCAACTAACTCATAGCAATATTAAATAAGAGTAACACACAGTCTCTTATACTTGTTCTCCTGAAACTGAACATTAACTAAGATgtatatgttgtatgttgtgcacTGTATACAAGTAACAACTCACTTTTATTGTGTGTGAACAATGAACGTCATAACTGATATTCAGCTTCAATTGACAAGTCTGCTAGTGAAGCAGAGGAAGACAGTAAGTACAGTCAAAGCAAATCACAAAAATGATCAGAATCATCTGAACTTGGCTCAACCTGATCATATGCGGACTGGAAATGATACAAAACCAACTGTACTCCAGTAATTACATTCTTTTTAACAAATCTATAGCTTACATTTTTAGCAAAGCTTACAAGTCCTATATGATAAAACTGAGCTCACCTGATATCTGATGGTGGTGTCGGGCAAAAGTCAACGGTCAGACTGTCGGAGCAGTTGTCCCCTAACATGGTACCTTGCTTTTTAAAACACCTCCATCCATAGGCTCATATTCACCTTCATCCAAATTTCTGCCATTTAATTCAACTAAAAGTTCCTACTGCTGCTTGAGAGAATATTCAGCAGTCTTTACTTCTGGTTGCTAAAGCTTAGCTACAAAAAGAAATCAAttgtcagtgatttttttttcacttccaaTGTCACGTACTATTCAACTCTGAGCTATACATAAT from Thunnus albacares chromosome 9, fThuAlb1.1, whole genome shotgun sequence encodes the following:
- the si:ch211-247n2.1 gene encoding calcium-activated potassium channel subunit beta-2 isoform X3 — translated: MFLWAGSKATDGGGDRRSIYQKIREYEVLDKRKTVTALRAGEDRAILLGLSMVFMSVMMYFVLGITILRSYSDSVWTDEANCTIVNSTIVWDVNCSYSCGTECWKRSRFPCLQVFVSLNSSGKVVRLLHNEDTQDSNHECFYIPKCRKDYAATHAIVQNISERLRSQHTVQCFVDPTDRVDSAILTQIYGRVAVFHSLFWPTCTLIGGTIIIAMVKLTQYLSIMCERMSRIKR
- the si:ch211-247n2.1 gene encoding calcium-activated potassium channel subunit beta-2 isoform X1, whose protein sequence is MLGDNCSDSLTVDFCPTPPSDIRWVSNGGLRFPHSSDRMFLWAGSKATDGGGDRRSIYQKIREYEVLDKRKTVTALRAGEDRAILLGLSMVFMSVMMYFVLGITILRSYSDSVWTDEANCTIVNSTIVWDVNCSYSCGTECWKRSRFPCLQVFVSLNSSGKVVRLLHNEDTQDSNHECFYIPKCRKDYAATHAIVQNISERLRSQHTVQCFVDPTDRVDSAILTQIYGRVAVFHSLFWPTCTLIGGTIIIAMVKLTQYLSIMCERMSRIKR
- the si:ch211-247n2.1 gene encoding calcium-activated potassium channel subunit beta-2 isoform X2, whose translation is MLQLRSFRKAGACDTPGWVSNGGLRFPHSSDRMFLWAGSKATDGGGDRRSIYQKIREYEVLDKRKTVTALRAGEDRAILLGLSMVFMSVMMYFVLGITILRSYSDSVWTDEANCTIVNSTIVWDVNCSYSCGTECWKRSRFPCLQVFVSLNSSGKVVRLLHNEDTQDSNHECFYIPKCRKDYAATHAIVQNISERLRSQHTVQCFVDPTDRVDSAILTQIYGRVAVFHSLFWPTCTLIGGTIIIAMVKLTQYLSIMCERMSRIKR